CGGCACGCCAACCCTAAGCGTCTCTACTGCGGCACCCCTCACAGAGGCAACGCTGCACGGCGGTATCATCACACTCAATCTCAGCAGTGGCACTTATGAGGAGTCCTCTTGGAGGATCAGAGATGCTGTTTCTGTCTCTGGGATCGGTGGTGTAACCCTTGATCTGTTCACCAGTAGGGATCGCGTCAGTGATACGGAGATTACAATAGAACTTGAATACGATGGCAACATGACTGCCAACGGCACACTTACGGTCTCCGTCGGAGCAGGCGCGATTCAGGACTATAATGGGGCTGCGCTGACGGCTCAACTGTCTATTCCTGCTGTTACGGAGTCGGTCACAGCGTCCACCGCTGCACCGTTGACAGAAGCAACACTTGATGAAAGCGTTGTTACCCTCACACTTAGTGGCAGAAAATTTGAAGGACGGAGCTCCATAATCAGGGCTGCCATCTCAGTCTCTGGCATTTCAGGGGTCACGGTCCGGAGTTTCGATATAGACCGAGAAAGCGACACGGAAGTCACCGTTGAACTCACTTTCAACGGAAATCTCAATGCCGATGGCACACTCACCTTCACTGTCGGAGCAGGGGCGATAGCAGGTTACAACGGACCTGCGCTCACTGATCAAGTTTCCGTCTCCGCCAGCACAGACGCACCCGCAGATACAGGGAACCAGAATCCTGAGACACCGCAACAGCCTGATAATACAGGCGGAACACCGACACTCAGCACATCAACTGCTGCGCCACTCACAGAGGCAACGCTGCATGAAGGTATTGTCACCCTCACACTTAGTGGTGGCACCTATGAGCGGTCCTCTTGGAGACTCAGAGATGCGGTATCCGTTTCTGGCGTTACCGGTATCGCGCTTGATACGTTCGACACCGAACGCATCAGCGATACCAAGTTGACAATTAAACTGGAGTTTGATGGCAACATCAATACAGATAGCACCCTAACAATCACCGTAGAGGCAGGTGCGATAGTGGACTATAACGGTGCCGCACTTACCGCACAAATACCTGTCACTGCTGTCTCCGAGTCGATTAGCGCATCCACTGCCGCACCCTTGACCGAGGCGACGCTCGACGAAAGCATCGTCACGCTCACACTTAGCGGTAGGAAATTTGAACGCTGGAATTCCACAATCAGAAGTGCGGTGTCTGTTACAGGCATTTCAGGTGTCACGGTCCGGAGTTTCGACATAGACCGTGAAAGCGACACGGAAGTCACCGTGGAACTCACTTTCAATGGAGATATGACCGCTAATGGCACACTGACCTTTACCGTCGGTGCCGATGCCATCGCAGGATACAACGGACCCGCACTCACTGATCAAGTCTCCGTCTCCGCCAGCACAGACGCACCCGCAGATACAGGGAACCAGAACCCCGATCCACCCGAGACACCGCAACAGCCTGAAAACCAAGACACACCCCAACAACCCGGAAACACAGGGGGAACCCCAACGCTTACGGCATCAACAACATCCGCGTTAACAGAAGTAACATTGCATGGCAATGTCGTGACACTTACACTTAGCGGCGGCACTTACGAACGCTCCAGATGGGATATTGAAGACGCTGTGTCCGTGTCCGGTATTTCAGGTGTGACTTTCGACAGATTTTTCGGGCTGGATCGTGTCAGCGATACTAAAGTCACTGTTGAACTTGAGTTTAGCGGTAACATGAACACCAACGGCACGCTCACATTCACCGTAGAAGCAGATGCCATCGCAGGATACAACGGAGCCGCGCTTACGGCACAGATCGCTGTCTCTGCTGTCAGCGAGTCTGTCTCTGCATCACCATCTACGCTAACGGAGGGGACACTTGATGGTGCAGAGGTCAGCATCACGCTCAGCGGCAGGAAATTTGAGAGATTTGTTTTTGACATCCAAGACGCTGTGTCTGTCTCTGGTATAGCAGGCGTAACAATGCCTTGGCACCAACCCCGGCGAAAGAGTGATACCGAAATTACCATTGAACTGGAATTTGACGGAGACATGAATACCGATGGCACGCTCACCTTCACCGTCGGTTCAGATGCCATCGCAGGTTATAATGGGCCCGCGCTTACCGCACAAGTTGCTGTTACGGCAGATAGAGAGAACGCCCTTTTCGCAAACTTCCCGAACCCGTTCAACCCTGAGACATGGATTCCGTATCAACTGGAAAAACCCACAGAGGTCACCATCACAATCTATGCTATAAACGGACATATCGTTCGGACGTTGGATTTAGGACATCAACCTGCGGGACTGTATCAGAACCGTTCCCGTGCCGCCTATTGGGATGGCAGAAACGCCTTCGGTGAACCTGTAGCAAGTGGTGTCTACTTCTATACCATCACCGCTGGCGATTTTTCTGCCACGCGGAAGATGTTAATTCGGAAGTAGAAATATATCGGCGAAAGGATGGAAGACAAAGGAAGTATGGAGGATGCGATGCCTACCCTTCTATACCTTCAATCTTCCAGGCAACAATATGATTGCACATAACAATCAATTGTCCGAAATAAGGAGTTGATTATGAACACGGACATTCTGAACCAAAAAGGTTTTGTATTTATTCTGGTATCCATTTTGATGGTTACCTTTGGCACACAAAGTATCAGTTACGCACAAGAAGACCCCCCGACAATCACAGCATCCGTTGAAGAACCATTGACAGAGACAACGCTGGACGGAAGTATCATCACACTCACACTCACCGGGGGGCGATTTCCTAATGAATGGGCTATCGGAGGCGCGTTGTTCATTTCCGGCATTGACGGTGTCACTTTTGACCCGTGGGATGATGTGGAGCGCGTCAGTGACACGGAGGTGACAATTGAGCTTGAATTTGATGGTTCTGACTTTGATACCGATGCTACCCTTACCTTTACTATGTGGGCACTCACCACGACACTACCCGTTACTGCGATGCAGGAATCGCTGGTCGCCTCAACAGAATCTCCCTTGACAGAGGCTACGCTGGACGGCAGCATCATCACCCTTACCCTCAGCGGTAGTCGGTTTGTTGATAGTGGATGGGGTATCAGCCGCGCGGTGTCGGTATCTGGCATTGATGAGGGTATTTTACGGGGGAGTGTGGAACGTGTGAACGACACGGAGGTGACCGTTCTGCTGGTCTTCTTCGGCAACATTGATACCGATGCCACCCTGACTTTCACTGTAGAAGCAGGTGCAATCGCAGAATATAATGGAAACGCGCTTACTGCGACACTACCCGTCACTGCAGTAGAGACAACACTGGAGGCATCAACGGAGACACCCTTGACAGAGGCTACGCTGGACGGCGGCATCATCACCCTCAGCGGGGCAGTTTATGCAGACTGGGTTATTGTGTCAGCCTCTGGCATTGACGGTGTGACTATTGAACAGTGGAATGTGGCGCGTGTCAGCGACACGGAGGTAGCAATTCTACTTGAATTTGATGGCACTGATTTTGATACCGATGCAGTGCTTACCTTCACCGTGGAGGCGGTAGCGATAGCGGGCGGATACAATGGTCCCCCACTCACCGCCGAAGTCCCCGTCATTCCGAGACAACAATCGAACGCGACCATGAGCATTTCGCCAGCATCCGTCGTATGCCCTGATATCGGAGAGGCGTTAACATTCAGTCTTAATATCAAAGGCGGGGAAAACATCGCAGGCTATCAGGCAACCGTATCCTTTAACCGCACTGCCCTTTGGCCCGTGAATATTACCAATGGCGACTACCTACCAATGGACACGTTCTTTATGGACCAGAACTTTTACCGAGAGGTGAGACTCGCCGCAACCACACTTGCTGGCGCAGCGAACGGTGAGGGTACACTTGCCACGCTCACGTTTGAAGTCGAAGACTTTAAAGCCTCCACGTTGACCCTATCCGAAGTCTACCTTGTAGATACAGACGGAAAGCGTTGGGAAGTTACCACAGAAAGTGCGGAAGTGACAATACCGCCAGAACCCGAAAAGGCAATCTTGGGGGATATCAACCGCGATGGCGTGGTCAATATCCAAGATTTAGCAATTGTTAACGCCCGTTTCGGTCAGAGGGGCAAAAACAGCGCGGATATCAACCGAGATGGTATCGTCAACATCGTCGATCTCGTCTTGGTTGCCGGAGCATTCGGAAACGGTGCCGCTGCACCCGCTCTGCACCCGCAATCTTTAGAGATGATCGCTGCAGCAGACATCCAACGCTGGCTCTCCCAAGCACAGCAATTAGAACTGACAGACGCAACATCTCTAAGGGGTATTCTCTTTTTACAGCAACTCCTCGCAGCGTTGATTCCTGAAGAGAGTGCACTGTTATCA
The genomic region above belongs to Candidatus Poribacteria bacterium and contains:
- a CDS encoding cohesin domain-containing protein translates to MNTDILNQKGFVFILVSILMVTFGTQSISYAQEDPPTITASVEEPLTETTLDGSIITLTLTGGRFPNEWAIGGALFISGIDGVTFDPWDDVERVSDTEVTIELEFDGSDFDTDATLTFTMWALTTTLPVTAMQESLVASTESPLTEATLDGSIITLTLSGSRFVDSGWGISRAVSVSGIDEGILRGSVERVNDTEVTVLLVFFGNIDTDATLTFTVEAGAIAEYNGNALTATLPVTAVETTLEASTETPLTEATLDGGIITLSGAVYADWVIVSASGIDGVTIEQWNVARVSDTEVAILLEFDGTDFDTDAVLTFTVEAVAIAGGYNGPPLTAEVPVIPRQQSNATMSISPASVVCPDIGEALTFSLNIKGGENIAGYQATVSFNRTALWPVNITNGDYLPMDTFFMDQNFYREVRLAATTLAGAANGEGTLATLTFEVEDFKASTLTLSEVYLVDTDGKRWEVTTESAEVTIPPEPEKAILGDINRDGVVNIQDLAIVNARFGQRGKNSADINRDGIVNIVDLVLVAGAFGNGAAAPALHPQSLEMIAAADIQRWLSQAQQLELTDATSLRGILFLQQLLAALIPEESALLSNYPNPFNPETWIPYRLSKPANVTLHIYAVNGTLVRTLSLGYQPAGIYQSRSRAAYWDGKNQFSEPVASGLYFYTLTAGDFSATRKMLIWK